The following are from one region of the Prevotella communis genome:
- a CDS encoding (Fe-S)-binding protein, which translates to MKIGLFVPCYVDALYPEVGVSTYRLLKSLGLDVDYPERQTCCGQPMGNAGFEGMALPLAKTFDELFSPYDYVVAPSASCAAYVRCFHPNLLKGHSCESAGKTMDIVEFLHDVVKVDHLQARFPYRVSVHNSCHGVRELGLSSPSERHEPRYNKIIDLLKLVRGIEIVEPERPDECCGFGGMFAIEEQAVSRRMGIDKVNRHLATGAQYVTGPDSSCLMHMQGIAEKEHLPIRFIHVVQILASGLTS; encoded by the coding sequence ATGAAAATAGGATTATTTGTTCCCTGTTATGTCGATGCGCTCTACCCAGAGGTGGGCGTATCGACATATCGCCTGTTGAAGAGTCTGGGATTGGATGTTGACTATCCGGAGCGCCAGACCTGTTGTGGACAACCAATGGGTAATGCTGGCTTTGAAGGCATGGCGCTGCCGTTGGCCAAAACATTTGATGAACTGTTCTCGCCCTACGACTATGTGGTGGCCCCGTCGGCCAGTTGCGCAGCCTATGTGCGTTGTTTCCATCCAAATCTGCTGAAGGGCCATTCGTGCGAGTCGGCAGGGAAGACGATGGATATCGTGGAGTTCCTGCACGATGTGGTGAAGGTGGACCACCTGCAGGCCCGTTTCCCTTATCGCGTCAGCGTGCACAACTCCTGTCATGGCGTGCGCGAACTGGGACTCTCGTCACCTTCCGAGCGCCATGAGCCCCGGTATAATAAGATCATTGACCTCCTGAAACTGGTCAGGGGCATTGAGATTGTAGAGCCCGAGCGTCCTGACGAGTGCTGCGGCTTCGGTGGTATGTTCGCTATCGAGGAGCAGGCCGTGAGTCGCCGCATGGGTATTGACAAAGTCAACCGTCATCTCGCCACCGGGGCCCAGTATGTCACGGGGCCCGACTCCTCTTGTCTGATGCACATGCAGGGCATAGCCGAGAAAGAGCATCTGCCTATCCGTTTTATCCATGTCGTCCAGATTCTAGCTTCCGGTCTAACGTCTTAA
- the sprA gene encoding cell surface protein SprA: protein MLSLLILGIVAFAAIPQQDDDDKDKKNAPKVQPKAQPKALTVEDESIPDSLVHSRWKIQKTAPVLTADLDSSALDLRMPENVKQQVEYNDSLNLYVIGSKMGDSYLNAPIVMTPEEYMRWSERKARQQFFRVKDAENAKSQGKDKFDFSDMHFDLGPAEKIFGPGGVRVKTQGTAELKIGATLKDIDNPSLPIRNRKTTSFDFDEKVNLSVNGKVGDKVNMNLNYNTDATFDFDTKNLKLKYDGKEDEIIKLVEAGNVSFPSNNSLVHGASALFGVRTDLQFGKLKLQTVISQKKSTSKSVSSKGGTQTTPFEIDVADYEENRHFFLSHFFRLIYDKAMSTLPNLTTGVKINRVEVWITNKSGTTSNSRNIVAFGELGENTYLTNPVWNTTGMPVPSNQANDIYSSLVQRIDSASRTIDQVTVRLESMSGITGGVDYEKLSSARLLSSSEYTVNTALGYISLKSGLQTDQVLAVAYEYTYGGQTYQVGEFSTDMTQTDKCLFVKALKNTSNTPSQPNWRLMMKNVYYLASTVEKEKFRLDIKYQSDTTGTYLSYLPEESLKSTTLLKVMGLDRLDANMKPHANGQFDFVQGYTINNGRVFLPAAEPFGEYLRNYLSQKGVANLADTYCFDQLYDSTKTVAKQNAEKDKFIMTGQYKGTAANVISLGAYNVPQGSVKVVAGGVELQEGSDYSVDYSLGEVTILNQSIIDAGTNVSVSLEDNTSYGMQRKTMLGLNWQYDFTKNFSLGGTLMHLNEQALTTKVTMGDEPLNNTIWGLNINWKQESQWLTNMLNRLPLIHVTQPSQITFTGEFAQLIAGNASGTQDNASYIDDFENTKDLRDVSDPKEWVLSSVPTMFANHNDKTTVSSGYGRALLAWYTVDPIFTRRSSSLTPAHIKNDLDQLSNHYVREVYVKELYPNRDQSTYNGAVSTLPVLNLAYYPQERGPYNLTLDYNSDGTLRNPAQRWGGMMRKLETTDFEQSNIEYVEFWLLDPFIYTRQEGTASKHSGELYINLGEVGEDVLRDGKKFYESGMPVDGTSSFETTQWGKIPVQATQTYAFATTSGSRQKQDVGLNGLTDEEERTYGAYADWLNNVGNVVHNDSLLQAWRQDPAGDNYHYYRGSDFDAAKTSIMDRYKRINNPQGNSPASDNQTEGYDTSYKTGPDVEDINQDYTLNEYERYYQYRIPISDDELQAYNRGANPEGSHIVDHRDYKAKLRNGDSITVRWYQYRVPLTEYDSKIGSINDFTSIRFMRMFLTGFEEPIVLRFGSLDLVRGEWRRYKQNLQTSAGAETGLLEMSAVNVEENTDRQPVAYVLPPGITRVTDPGQPQLTENNEQALCLTVKNLSQGESKAVYKNTNLNLRQYKRLQMFVHANHLVPNSTQLEDNQLAVFIRLGSDYKNNYYEYLIPLKLTPQGHYRWNVPSDRAKVWPEENMLDIDMSIFTALKKNRNKARAAGLASYTQVYSEYDPNKPNNKVSVVGNPSLAEVKTMIIGVRNLSSGMKSGEVWVNEMRLRETNNEGGWAASGALNVQLSDLGSVNMTGRYVTDGFGGLEETILQRSTDTQKSYTVTANVDLGKLFPEKAKVSAPLYYSYSKEIISPKYNPLDSDMELDDALESAGSQRERDSIESIAVTKHINRNFSLSNVRVDIKNKRHPLPIDPANFSFSYSHSHRNTTGETTVYENEDQWRGSINYSYTPVFKTWEPFKNSKSKSKWMNFPKALGFNYLPQNISFNSEMVRMYSELQERDLENTENPNLPLTFSQQFLWNRDFSLRWDFTKNLHMTFQSATHAEIEEPYTPVNQDLYPDRYSAWKDSVWTSIKNWGVPLDYQQSFSLSYQLPIDKLPVFDWVKADASFKSSYSWLRGTDMEDGTSLGNTISNNRNLNINGSLNMETLYNHIPFLKKTNERFKKQPAKPAGKSKTVKKADTKVKGGDTKDGAKEQTKDEKALPKNKNTFQKEITLIPDSQIVVQHGKKSKRLMVSARNKDGRKVDVKWKTVDENKIKVWGPDSLQIKISVTPKEPLEKEWWYNSAQHAAHILTMIRTVNLSYRHQYSMTLPGFIPNVGDAFGQRTGSVMAPGLGFAFGLTGDEYIETARNNGWLLCSDDVATPANTSATEDLQLRATLEPVRDLKIDLSATRTATKSRSVQFMYEGSPTTYSGSFTMTTISLRSALEGMGDANNGYNSPSFNEFCGKVNAFRDRVQAQYEGSSVQDANPVNAYGADVLIPAFLDTYTMGAGGSLDIFPVLTRLLPNWSIRYGGLAKLPWIRDHFKSVNLNHSYKSVYSVGSYASYSSWMEYMGDLGYVKAADGSLTPSSRYNISTVSINEAFSPLLGVDMTFNNNLTCKVEYRTTRVLNLSMTSVQINESQSKDWVIGMGYKISNFNLFGSGSGSSRKASGGKGRNDDNKNNSSKTQTTSKKGINHDLNTRLDVSFRRQAAITRDIASGVSSASSGNSALKISLQADYTLSRMLTLTAYYDRQTNTPLLSSSSYPTTTQDFGVSLKFSLTR, encoded by the coding sequence ATGTTGTCGTTGCTGATTCTGGGCATTGTGGCTTTTGCCGCTATTCCACAGCAAGACGATGACGATAAGGATAAAAAGAACGCGCCAAAGGTACAGCCGAAAGCACAGCCAAAGGCCCTGACGGTCGAGGATGAGAGCATCCCCGACTCATTAGTGCATTCGCGCTGGAAGATACAGAAGACGGCTCCTGTACTTACGGCAGACCTGGATTCCAGTGCCCTTGACCTGCGTATGCCTGAGAATGTGAAGCAGCAGGTGGAATATAATGACTCCCTGAATCTTTATGTGATAGGTTCCAAGATGGGTGACTCCTATCTGAATGCACCTATTGTGATGACACCTGAGGAGTATATGCGCTGGAGCGAACGAAAGGCCCGTCAGCAGTTCTTCCGTGTGAAGGATGCAGAGAATGCGAAGTCTCAGGGAAAGGATAAGTTCGACTTCTCTGATATGCATTTCGATTTAGGACCTGCAGAGAAGATTTTCGGTCCTGGTGGCGTGCGTGTGAAGACGCAGGGTACGGCCGAACTGAAGATTGGTGCCACGCTGAAGGATATTGACAACCCCTCGTTGCCTATCCGTAACAGGAAAACTACATCATTCGACTTTGATGAGAAGGTGAATCTGAGTGTCAACGGAAAGGTGGGTGACAAGGTGAATATGAACCTGAACTACAACACCGATGCTACCTTTGACTTTGATACGAAGAACCTGAAACTGAAATACGACGGCAAGGAAGACGAGATTATCAAACTGGTTGAGGCTGGTAATGTCAGCTTCCCCTCCAATAACTCGCTGGTACATGGCGCGTCGGCCCTCTTCGGTGTACGTACCGACTTGCAGTTTGGTAAGTTGAAACTGCAGACGGTCATCTCACAGAAAAAATCAACATCGAAGAGTGTTTCCAGCAAAGGTGGCACACAGACCACTCCGTTCGAGATTGATGTGGCTGATTATGAAGAGAACCGCCACTTCTTCCTCTCTCATTTCTTCCGCCTGATTTACGATAAGGCGATGTCTACCTTGCCCAACCTCACCACAGGTGTGAAGATCAACCGTGTGGAGGTGTGGATTACGAATAAGTCGGGTACCACGTCCAACTCCCGTAATATCGTGGCCTTTGGCGAACTGGGTGAGAATACCTATCTGACGAATCCGGTATGGAATACCACGGGCATGCCAGTTCCCAGCAACCAGGCCAATGATATCTATTCTTCGCTGGTGCAGCGGATAGACTCTGCATCACGTACCATCGATCAGGTCACCGTGCGCTTGGAGTCGATGAGTGGCATAACGGGTGGCGTGGACTATGAAAAACTGTCGAGTGCCCGCCTGTTGAGTTCCAGTGAATATACGGTGAACACAGCCCTTGGCTATATCTCGTTGAAGTCGGGTCTCCAGACCGACCAGGTGCTGGCTGTGGCTTATGAGTATACCTATGGTGGTCAGACCTATCAGGTGGGTGAGTTCTCTACGGATATGACGCAGACCGACAAGTGCCTGTTTGTGAAGGCTTTGAAGAATACATCGAATACCCCCTCACAGCCCAACTGGCGCCTGATGATGAAAAACGTGTATTATCTGGCATCGACAGTCGAGAAAGAGAAGTTCCGCTTGGACATCAAATACCAGAGTGACACCACAGGTACCTATCTGTCGTACCTCCCAGAAGAGTCGTTAAAGAGCACCACGTTGCTGAAAGTAATGGGACTCGACCGGTTGGATGCTAATATGAAACCACATGCCAATGGCCAGTTCGACTTTGTTCAGGGCTATACCATTAATAATGGTCGTGTGTTCTTGCCTGCAGCAGAGCCCTTTGGTGAGTATCTGCGTAACTACCTGAGTCAGAAAGGTGTGGCAAATCTGGCAGATACCTATTGCTTCGACCAGCTTTATGACTCTACGAAGACCGTAGCCAAACAGAATGCCGAGAAGGACAAGTTCATCATGACGGGTCAGTATAAGGGTACTGCCGCCAATGTCATCTCGCTGGGTGCCTATAACGTGCCCCAGGGTTCAGTGAAGGTTGTTGCCGGTGGCGTGGAGCTGCAGGAGGGTTCCGACTATAGTGTGGACTATTCCCTGGGTGAGGTTACCATCCTGAACCAGAGTATCATCGATGCAGGCACCAATGTCAGCGTATCGCTGGAGGATAATACCAGCTATGGCATGCAGCGAAAGACCATGCTGGGACTGAACTGGCAATACGACTTCACGAAGAATTTCTCACTTGGCGGTACACTGATGCACCTCAATGAACAGGCGCTGACCACGAAGGTGACCATGGGTGACGAACCTCTGAACAACACCATCTGGGGCTTGAATATCAACTGGAAACAGGAGTCGCAATGGTTGACGAACATGTTGAACCGCCTGCCTCTGATTCATGTGACCCAGCCCTCGCAGATTACCTTTACGGGTGAGTTTGCCCAACTCATTGCCGGCAATGCCAGTGGTACGCAGGATAATGCCTCGTATATTGATGACTTTGAGAATACCAAGGACCTGCGTGATGTGAGCGACCCCAAGGAGTGGGTACTTTCAAGTGTGCCTACGATGTTTGCCAACCACAATGACAAGACAACGGTGAGCAGTGGCTACGGCCGTGCCTTGCTCGCGTGGTATACCGTAGATCCCATCTTTACCCGCCGCTCATCCAGTCTGACACCTGCGCATATCAAGAACGACCTGGACCAGTTGTCCAACCACTATGTGCGTGAGGTCTATGTGAAGGAACTCTATCCTAACCGTGACCAGAGTACCTATAACGGTGCCGTGTCTACATTGCCCGTCCTGAACCTGGCTTATTACCCGCAGGAACGTGGTCCTTACAACCTGACGCTTGACTACAATAGCGACGGTACGCTCCGTAATCCAGCCCAGCGCTGGGGTGGTATGATGCGTAAGCTGGAGACTACCGACTTCGAACAGTCTAATATAGAATATGTAGAGTTCTGGCTGCTCGATCCCTTCATCTATACCCGTCAGGAAGGTACTGCCAGCAAACATAGTGGTGAGTTGTATATCAACCTTGGTGAGGTGGGCGAGGATGTGCTGCGTGATGGCAAGAAGTTCTACGAGAGTGGTATGCCGGTTGATGGCACCTCATCGTTTGAGACAACCCAGTGGGGTAAGATTCCCGTGCAGGCTACGCAGACCTACGCCTTCGCTACCACCAGCGGCTCCCGCCAGAAGCAGGATGTGGGTCTCAATGGTTTGACAGATGAAGAAGAACGAACCTATGGCGCATATGCTGACTGGTTGAATAATGTCGGTAATGTGGTACATAATGATTCCTTGCTTCAGGCTTGGCGACAAGACCCTGCCGGCGACAACTATCATTATTACCGTGGTTCCGACTTTGATGCTGCGAAGACCAGTATCATGGATCGCTATAAGCGTATCAATAATCCTCAGGGAAACTCTCCTGCCAGTGATAACCAGACAGAGGGTTACGATACCTCTTATAAGACCGGTCCCGATGTGGAGGATATCAATCAGGATTATACTCTCAACGAGTACGAGCGCTATTATCAGTATCGTATTCCTATCAGTGATGATGAACTGCAGGCCTACAACCGTGGGGCTAATCCCGAGGGCTCTCATATCGTAGACCACCGTGACTACAAGGCCAAGCTGCGTAATGGCGACTCTATTACCGTACGTTGGTACCAGTACCGTGTGCCCCTGACGGAATACGACTCAAAGATTGGCTCCATCAACGACTTCACCAGCATCCGCTTCATGCGTATGTTCCTCACTGGCTTTGAGGAACCTATCGTGTTGCGTTTCGGTTCTCTGGACCTCGTACGTGGTGAATGGCGACGCTATAAGCAGAACCTGCAGACATCAGCAGGTGCCGAGACGGGTCTGTTGGAGATGAGTGCTGTCAACGTGGAGGAGAATACGGACCGTCAGCCTGTGGCCTATGTGCTGCCTCCGGGCATTACCCGTGTTACTGACCCCGGTCAGCCCCAGCTTACAGAGAATAATGAGCAGGCGCTCTGTCTCACCGTGAAGAACCTGTCGCAGGGCGAGTCGAAGGCTGTGTATAAGAATACCAATCTGAACCTGCGTCAGTATAAGCGCTTGCAGATGTTTGTTCATGCCAACCATTTGGTCCCCAATAGCACGCAGCTGGAGGACAACCAGTTGGCTGTGTTCATCCGTCTGGGTTCCGACTATAAGAACAACTATTACGAATACCTCATTCCCCTGAAGCTCACCCCGCAGGGCCATTACCGCTGGAATGTGCCCAGTGACCGTGCCAAGGTATGGCCAGAGGAGAATATGCTCGATATCGATATGAGCATCTTTACAGCGTTGAAGAAAAATCGTAATAAAGCAAGAGCTGCCGGACTGGCCAGCTACACACAGGTTTATTCGGAGTATGATCCCAATAAACCTAATAATAAGGTGAGCGTGGTGGGTAACCCCTCGTTGGCCGAGGTGAAGACCATGATTATCGGTGTGCGCAACCTTAGCTCCGGCATGAAGTCGGGTGAGGTATGGGTTAACGAGATGCGCCTTCGTGAGACTAATAACGAAGGTGGCTGGGCTGCCTCTGGTGCACTTAATGTACAACTGTCCGACTTGGGTAGTGTGAACATGACAGGCCGTTATGTTACTGATGGCTTCGGTGGACTGGAAGAGACCATCCTGCAGCGTTCTACCGATACGCAGAAATCATACACTGTTACGGCCAATGTTGATCTCGGCAAACTATTTCCTGAAAAAGCCAAGGTCTCTGCACCACTTTATTACTCTTATTCTAAGGAGATTATCAGTCCGAAGTATAATCCGCTGGATTCTGATATGGAACTTGATGATGCCCTGGAGTCGGCTGGCAGTCAGCGTGAGCGCGATTCTATTGAGTCTATTGCCGTAACCAAGCATATCAACCGCAATTTCTCCTTGAGTAATGTGCGTGTGGATATCAAGAACAAGCGTCATCCGTTGCCTATCGACCCTGCCAACTTCTCGTTCTCTTATTCACACTCTCACCGTAACACCACGGGCGAGACTACTGTTTATGAGAATGAAGACCAGTGGCGTGGCTCTATCAACTATTCTTATACGCCTGTATTCAAGACATGGGAGCCGTTTAAGAATTCCAAGAGTAAGTCCAAGTGGATGAATTTCCCCAAGGCACTTGGCTTCAACTATCTGCCCCAGAATATCTCGTTCAATTCCGAGATGGTGCGTATGTATAGTGAGTTGCAGGAGCGCGACCTCGAGAATACCGAGAATCCTAATCTGCCCCTGACGTTCAGTCAGCAGTTCCTGTGGAACCGTGACTTCTCGCTGCGCTGGGACTTCACCAAGAATCTGCACATGACTTTCCAGAGTGCTACCCATGCCGAGATTGAGGAACCCTATACACCGGTGAATCAAGATCTTTATCCGGATCGCTATTCGGCTTGGAAAGATTCTGTATGGACCAGTATCAAGAACTGGGGTGTGCCCCTCGACTATCAGCAGTCGTTCTCCTTGTCATACCAGTTGCCTATCGATAAACTGCCTGTTTTCGATTGGGTGAAGGCTGATGCCTCGTTCAAGTCCAGCTATTCATGGTTGCGTGGTACTGATATGGAGGATGGTACCTCTCTTGGTAATACCATTTCTAATAACCGTAATCTGAATATCAACGGGTCGCTCAATATGGAGACGCTCTATAACCATATCCCCTTCCTGAAGAAGACCAACGAGCGCTTCAAGAAACAGCCTGCCAAACCTGCAGGAAAGTCCAAGACGGTGAAGAAGGCTGATACGAAGGTAAAGGGCGGTGATACGAAGGATGGTGCCAAGGAACAGACCAAGGACGAGAAAGCCCTTCCAAAGAACAAGAACACCTTCCAGAAGGAGATCACGCTGATACCCGACAGTCAGATTGTGGTACAGCATGGCAAGAAGTCCAAGCGCCTGATGGTGTCTGCTCGCAATAAGGATGGCCGTAAGGTCGACGTGAAGTGGAAGACCGTTGATGAGAATAAGATTAAGGTATGGGGACCTGACTCGCTGCAGATAAAGATCTCTGTCACTCCCAAGGAACCCCTTGAGAAGGAATGGTGGTATAACTCGGCCCAGCATGCCGCCCATATCCTGACGATGATCCGTACGGTGAATCTCAGTTACCGTCATCAGTATTCTATGACGCTGCCGGGCTTTATCCCCAACGTAGGCGATGCCTTCGGACAGCGTACGGGTAGTGTGATGGCTCCAGGCCTTGGTTTCGCTTTCGGTCTTACTGGCGACGAGTATATCGAGACGGCCCGTAACAACGGATGGTTGCTTTGCAGTGACGATGTGGCTACTCCTGCCAATACCTCGGCAACAGAGGATTTGCAGTTGCGTGCCACCCTGGAACCTGTGCGCGACCTGAAGATAGACCTCTCGGCCACCCGTACTGCTACCAAGTCGCGCAGCGTGCAGTTCATGTATGAGGGTTCACCCACCACCTATAGTGGCAGTTTCACCATGACCACGATCTCCTTGCGCAGTGCACTCGAGGGTATGGGCGATGCCAACAATGGCTATAACAGTCCGTCGTTTAACGAGTTCTGCGGCAAGGTAAATGCCTTCCGTGATCGTGTACAGGCACAGTATGAGGGCTCTTCTGTTCAGGATGCCAATCCTGTGAATGCCTATGGTGCCGACGTGCTGATACCTGCCTTCCTCGATACCTATACCATGGGTGCTGGTGGCTCGCTCGACATCTTCCCCGTACTCACGCGCCTGTTGCCCAACTGGTCCATCCGTTATGGCGGACTGGCTAAGTTGCCCTGGATACGCGATCATTTCAAGAGCGTCAACCTGAACCACTCGTATAAGAGTGTCTATTCCGTAGGTTCCTATGCCTCATACAGTTCTTGGATGGAGTATATGGGCGACCTCGGTTATGTAAAGGCTGCTGATGGCTCTTTGACGCCCTCTTCACGCTATAATATCTCTACAGTGAGCATCAACGAGGCCTTCTCACCGCTGTTGGGCGTTGACATGACGTTCAACAACAACCTGACGTGTAAGGTGGAATATCGTACTACCCGTGTGCTCAACCTCTCTATGACCAGCGTGCAGATCAATGAGTCACAGTCTAAGGACTGGGTGATTGGCATGGGCTATAAGATCAGCAACTTCAACCTCTTTGGCAGTGGCTCAGGCAGCAGTCGCAAGGCATCGGGTGGCAAGGGCAGGAATGATGATAACAAGAACAACAGTTCCAAGACGCAGACCACGAGCAAGAAGGGTATCAACCACGATCTGAACACCCGTCTGGATGTCTCTTTCCGTCGTCAGGCTGCCATCACCCGTGATATCGCCTCTGGCGTATCATCTGCCAGCAGTGGTAACAGTGCCTTGAAGATTTCGCTTCAGGCCGACTATACCTTGTCGCGCATGCTGACACTCACGGCTTATTATGACCGTCAGACCAACACGCCTCTGCTCTCAAGCAGCAGTTATCCTACCACGACGCAGGACTTTGGTGTCTCCCTGAAATTCTCATTGACACGATGA
- the aldA gene encoding aldehyde dehydrogenase, with protein sequence MKDLQMYINGQFCESSNGKWINVLNPSTEEVISRQPEGTIEDVNRALDAARVAQKAWAKTPAIERAGYLLKMAEGIRKREKEFTEIIMREQGKTRNWAAIEVGATIAYFEYMATFARHIEGEIIPSDRPNETILLTKKPIGVVAGILPWNFPFFLIARKAGAALIAGCTIVIKPSQLTPENCTEFAKVVAETGLPAGVINIVTGKGSVIGNEMAGSPKIDIVSVTGSVGAGESIMAAASKNITKVSLELGGKAPAIVMKDADLERAAQWIVDSRIGNNGQICNNAERVYVQKEVKAAFTEILVKKMQAVKVGDPCADDSVDMGPLVEARALESVTEKVERAVKQGAKLLCGGHRVGTKGYFYAATVLDNCRQDMDIIHEETFGPVIPLVEFETLDEVIAMANDCEYGLASSIFTKDLNVAVKACRELEFGETYINREHFEAIQGFHAGMKKSGIGGADGKHGVDEYLVTHVTYLDTWD encoded by the coding sequence ATGAAAGACTTACAGATGTACATCAACGGCCAGTTCTGTGAGAGTTCGAACGGCAAGTGGATCAATGTGTTAAACCCTTCAACTGAGGAAGTTATCTCCCGTCAGCCGGAAGGTACCATTGAGGATGTGAACCGTGCGCTGGATGCTGCCCGTGTAGCTCAGAAAGCGTGGGCCAAGACACCTGCCATTGAGCGAGCCGGTTATCTGCTGAAGATGGCTGAAGGAATCAGAAAACGCGAGAAGGAATTTACTGAGATTATCATGCGCGAGCAGGGTAAGACCCGCAACTGGGCTGCTATCGAGGTTGGTGCTACCATTGCCTATTTTGAGTATATGGCCACCTTTGCCCGCCATATCGAGGGCGAGATTATCCCTTCCGACCGTCCTAACGAGACCATCCTGCTCACTAAGAAACCTATCGGTGTTGTTGCAGGTATCCTTCCATGGAACTTCCCCTTCTTCCTGATTGCTCGTAAGGCTGGTGCCGCTTTGATTGCAGGATGTACTATCGTGATAAAGCCCTCACAGCTCACGCCCGAGAACTGTACGGAGTTTGCCAAGGTGGTGGCCGAAACAGGTCTGCCCGCAGGCGTCATCAATATCGTAACGGGTAAGGGTTCCGTCATTGGCAACGAAATGGCAGGCTCACCCAAGATAGATATCGTCAGCGTGACGGGTTCCGTAGGTGCTGGCGAAAGCATCATGGCAGCAGCGTCAAAGAATATCACAAAGGTAAGTCTGGAATTGGGTGGTAAGGCCCCCGCTATCGTGATGAAGGATGCCGACCTGGAGCGTGCTGCCCAGTGGATTGTTGATAGCCGCATTGGCAATAATGGTCAGATTTGTAATAATGCAGAACGTGTCTATGTACAGAAAGAGGTGAAGGCCGCTTTCACAGAGATACTGGTGAAAAAGATGCAGGCTGTAAAGGTGGGCGACCCCTGTGCCGACGATAGTGTTGACATGGGACCATTGGTAGAAGCTCGTGCGCTTGAGAGTGTTACGGAGAAAGTGGAACGTGCTGTCAAACAGGGCGCAAAGCTCCTCTGTGGTGGACATCGTGTAGGCACCAAGGGCTACTTCTATGCTGCTACCGTGCTCGACAACTGTCGTCAGGATATGGATATCATCCATGAAGAGACTTTTGGCCCTGTTATCCCATTGGTAGAGTTTGAGACCCTCGATGAAGTTATCGCTATGGCTAATGACTGTGAATACGGTCTGGCTTCCAGTATCTTCACCAAGGACCTGAACGTTGCCGTGAAGGCTTGTCGTGAACTTGAGTTTGGCGAGACCTATATCAACCGTGAGCATTTCGAGGCCATCCAGGGCTTCCATGCAGGTATGAAGAAGAGTGGTATTGGCGGTGCCGATGGCAAACATGGTGTCGATGAATACCTTGTTACCCACGTCACCTATTTGGATACCTGGGATTGA
- a CDS encoding A/G-specific adenine glycosylase codes for MTNDFALTLLPWFRENGRDLPWRQTRDPYAIWLSEIILQQTQVKQGWAYWERFMRRWPTVEQLAEASEDEVLREWQGLGYYSRARNLHFAAKQIVALGGFPTTIEGIKGLKGVGDYTAAAIGSIAFDLPAAVVDGNVYRVLSRHFGISTPINSTEGKKEFALLAQDLLLPALDKKGMGAGLYNQAIMDFGAIQCTPASPDCMNCPLMESCVAFRKGRVAELPVKLKTLKVQERRLTYVYIRYQGETAIHRRGEGDIWQGLYEPLLIENGEFSILNSCVPPVASDQRSSAQLIKKNVKHVLTHRILWTDFYLWEPAERPQLPEDYFWIKEAELDDYAKPRLIEILLDSLTL; via the coding sequence ATGACGAATGATTTTGCGCTGACATTATTGCCTTGGTTTCGTGAGAATGGGCGGGATTTACCCTGGCGACAAACCAGGGACCCCTATGCCATATGGCTGTCGGAGATCATCCTCCAGCAGACGCAGGTCAAACAGGGATGGGCATACTGGGAGCGTTTCATGCGCCGTTGGCCTACCGTGGAGCAACTGGCTGAGGCCAGCGAGGACGAGGTGCTGCGTGAATGGCAGGGACTGGGCTATTATTCCCGTGCCCGCAATTTGCATTTTGCCGCCAAACAGATTGTGGCGCTTGGTGGCTTCCCCACGACGATAGAAGGTATCAAAGGCTTGAAAGGCGTTGGCGACTATACCGCTGCTGCCATCGGAAGTATTGCTTTCGACCTGCCTGCTGCAGTTGTCGATGGTAATGTCTATCGTGTTCTGAGTCGCCACTTTGGCATCAGCACACCCATCAACTCCACAGAGGGCAAAAAGGAATTTGCCCTGCTGGCTCAGGACTTACTACTCCCCGCCCTTGATAAGAAGGGGATGGGGGCGGGTCTTTACAACCAGGCCATCATGGACTTTGGCGCTATCCAGTGCACGCCAGCCAGTCCTGATTGCATGAACTGTCCGTTGATGGAGTCGTGCGTGGCATTCCGTAAGGGTAGGGTAGCTGAGCTTCCCGTAAAACTCAAGACGCTGAAGGTGCAGGAACGCCGGCTCACTTATGTCTATATACGCTATCAGGGTGAGACAGCTATCCATCGCCGTGGTGAGGGGGACATCTGGCAGGGACTCTACGAACCGTTGTTAATTGAGAACGGAGAGTTCTCAATTCTCAATTCTTGCGTCCCTCCGGTAGCAAGCGACCAAAGGTCGAGCGCTCAGTTAATTAAGAAGAACGTCAAGCATGTCCTCACCCATCGTATCCTCTGGACCGACTTCTACCTGTGGGAACCGGCAGAGCGCCCACAGCTCCCTGAGGACTATTTCTGGATAAAAGAAGCGGAGCTCGACGATTATGCCAAGCCCCGCCTGATAGAGATATTGTTAGACTCTCTTACTCTTTGA